Proteins encoded by one window of Megachile rotundata isolate GNS110a chromosome 10, iyMegRotu1, whole genome shotgun sequence:
- the LOC100877678 gene encoding uncharacterized protein LOC100877678 isoform X1, whose product MCTTPGNMGTGFGYTWSFGGPGAETRENAQAELNTNISYAVNNNQDQGSSQKIQVDIKPTKIANSTHRRPMFSMNETCQQTPTTHHGHTAGAHNQTHGTHVRNKKHHDVFSLTCDKGGCNCDAAHPTPPPSLFSNTLVFTTADKHAMSKHFMTPLGPLQLTAEECNEILMKRAAAASNQANVNNVATSQTDTTAHFGHVLTHVNTTQIETKVKQQQDMGSQVRVPKERPYSCSECGKSFLLKHHLTTHARVHTGERPHVCVHCGKSFAHKHCLHTHLLLHSADRPYQCLECKKSFTLKHHLVTHTRVHTRDRPFICQECGRAFPLKRHLVTHSKFHSGERPFVCEECGESFSQKDHLTMHSRFHGSLNPFVCQDCGATFQRKFELVNHGRLHGRVPHSCTVCGKEFLQKRTLLAHMRLHTGETPFACTVCGEAFPRKTDLVAHSKIHNNKMAADDKSLMCRECGLDFSNREALNLHLRLHSGDRALVTDLCGLAAAFQQTPGHFLTPNTTGTHQLKNLQMNGPIGNPGVSHMHGATQTSPPVGTAPKPKPHICPDCGRGFVQKHGLSQHQRRHSDGSCHIKSHVCDKCGKAFYQKNHLLLHQRQHMDPPPSILRQQQRQAAQAAAQQAQQQQQQQQQQTCTVDTKTIQLQAIQQQVQQQVQQQVQQQQQQQQQQVQQQQVQQQQQQQVQQQQQQVQQQQQVQQQQQVQQQQQQPQPQQQQTCTVDTKTIQLQAIQQVQQQVQQQVQQQVQQQQQQQQQQQQQACSVDTKAVQLNVTM is encoded by the exons ATGTGCACCACTCCTGGCAATATGGGCACAGGATTTGGGTATACCTGGTCCTTTGGTGGGCCAGGTGCAGAAACCCGAGAAAATGCACAGGCCGaacttaatacaaatattagttATGCCGTGAACAATAATCAGGACCAAGGATCCAGTCAGAAGATACAAGTTGACATTAAACCAACAAAAATTGCTAATAGCACTCATCGTAGACCAATGTTCAGTATGAATGAAACTTGTCAACAAACTCCAACAACCCACCATGGCCATACAGCTGGAGCTCATAATCAAACGCATGGCACACATGTTCGTAATAAGAAACATCACGATGTATTTTCGTTGACATGCGACAAAGGGGGTTGTAATTGTGATGCAGCACATCCGACACCTCCACCTTCCCTTTTCTCGAACACTTTAGTTTTTACTACAGCCGATAAGCATGCTATGAGTAAGCATTTTATGACACCCCTTGGACCGCTACAACTCACGGCGGAAGAGtgcaatgaaattttaatgaaaagagCAGCAGCTGCGTCGAATCAAGCTAATGTAAACAATGTGGCTACCAGCCAAACAGATACCACAGCACATTTTGGGCACGTTTTAACGCATGTCAATACCACGCAAATTGAGACAAAGGTAAAACAGCAACAAGATATGGGAAGTCAGGTTCGTGTACCAAAAGAACGACCATATTCTTGTTCGGAATGTGGGAAGTCTTTCCTTCTCAAACATCACCTTACAACCCATGCGAGAGTTCATACAGGAGAACGACCTCATGTTTGCGTGCATTGTGGAAAAAGTTTTGCGCACAAACATTGTCTTCATACTCACCTGCTTCTGCATAGTGCAGACCGACCTTATCAATGCCTTGAATGTAAAAAGTCTTTTACATTAAAACATCACCTTGTAACACACACGCGTGTACATACCAGAGATCGCCCATTTATTTGTCAAGAATGTGGAAGAGCATTTCCGCTGAAGCGTCATCTGGTGACGCATAGTAAATTTCATTCAGGGGAAAGACCTTTCGTTTGCGAAGAGTGTGGAGAATCGTTTTCGCAAAAGGATCACCTCACAATGCATTCGCGCTTCCATGGCAGTTTAAATCCGTTTGTTTGTCAAGATTGCGGAGCAACCTTCCAGAGAAAGTTTGAGTTAGTGAATCATGGTCGCTTACATGGCAGAGTTCCACATTCGTGTACTGTTTGTGGGaaagaatttttacaaaaaagaaCATTGTTAGCACACATGCGTTTACATACAGGAGAAACTCCATTTGCTTGTACCGTTTGTGGAGAAGCGTTTCCCCGGAAAACAGACTTGGTTGCCCATtctaagattcataataataagatggCAGCAGATGATAAATCTCTTATGTGCAG GGAATGTGGATTGGATTTCTCGAATCGAGAAGCTCTTAATCTGCACTTGAGGTTACATTCTGGTGATCGAGCGCTTGTTACGGATCTCTGTGGGTTAGCCGCTGCCTTCCAACAAACTCCTGGACACTTCCTTACTCCCAACACCACTGGAACTCATCag CTGAAGAATTTGCAGATGAATGGACCGATTGGAAATCCCGGTGTTAGTCACATGCATGGTGCGACGCAAACGTCGCCGCCAGTCGGAACAGCCCCGAAGCCAAAACCGCACATTTGTCCTGATTGCGGTCGTGGTTTCGTACAGAAGCATGGTTTGTCTCAGCACCAGCGACGTCACTCGGACGGCAGTTGCCATATAAAATCACATGTTTGCGATAAATGTGGCAAGGCCTTCTATCAGAAAAATCACTTGTTGTTACACCAGCGCCAGCACATGGATCCTCCACCGAGTATACTTCGGCAACAACAAAGACAAGCCGCGCAAGCTGCTGCTCAACAAgcgcaacaacaacagcagcaacagcagcagcaaacGTGCACTGTAGATACAAAAACGATACAACTGCAGGCGATACAGCAGCAAGTGCAACAGCAGGTCCAACAACAagtacaacaacaacagcagcagcagcaacaacaagtACAGCAGCAACAGgtgcagcaacagcagcaacagcaagttcaacagcaacaacaacaagtgcaacagcaacaacaagtgcaacagcaacagcaagtgcaacaacaacaacaacagccgCAACCACAACAACAGCAAACGTGCACGGTAGATACAAAAACGATACAACTGCAGGCAATTCAGCAAGTGCAACAACAAGTTCAGCAGCAGGTACAGCAACAAgtacaacagcagcagcaacagcaacaacaacaacagcaacaagcGTGCTCTGTGGACACTAAAGCAGTACAGTTAAATGTTACTATGTGA
- the LOC100877678 gene encoding uncharacterized protein LOC100877678 isoform X2: MCTTPGNMGTGFGYTWSFGGPGAETRENAQAELNTNISYAVNNNQDQGSSQKIQVDIKPTKIANSTHRRPMFSMNETCQQTPTTHHGHTAGAHNQTHGTHVRNKKHHDVFSLTCDKGGCNCDAAHPTPPPSLFSNTLVFTTADKHAMSKHFMTPLGPLQLTAEECNEILMKRAAAASNQANVNNVATSQTDTTAHFGHVLTHVNTTQIETKVKQQQDMGSQVRVPKERPYSCSECGKSFLLKHHLTTHARVHTGERPHVCVHCGKSFAHKHCLHTHLLLHSADRPYQCLECKKSFTLKHHLVTHTRVHTRDRPFICQECGRAFPLKRHLVTHSKFHSGERPFVCEECGESFSQKDHLTMHSRFHGSLNPFVCQDCGATFQRKFELVNHGRLHGRVPHSCTVCGKEFLQKRTLLAHMRLHTGETPFACTVCGEAFPRKTDLVAHSKIHNNKMAADDKSLMCRECGLDFSNREALNLHLRLHSGDRALVTDLCGLAAAFQQTPGHFLTPNTTGTHQMNGPIGNPGVSHMHGATQTSPPVGTAPKPKPHICPDCGRGFVQKHGLSQHQRRHSDGSCHIKSHVCDKCGKAFYQKNHLLLHQRQHMDPPPSILRQQQRQAAQAAAQQAQQQQQQQQQQTCTVDTKTIQLQAIQQQVQQQVQQQVQQQQQQQQQQVQQQQVQQQQQQQVQQQQQQVQQQQQVQQQQQVQQQQQQPQPQQQQTCTVDTKTIQLQAIQQVQQQVQQQVQQQVQQQQQQQQQQQQQACSVDTKAVQLNVTM, translated from the exons ATGTGCACCACTCCTGGCAATATGGGCACAGGATTTGGGTATACCTGGTCCTTTGGTGGGCCAGGTGCAGAAACCCGAGAAAATGCACAGGCCGaacttaatacaaatattagttATGCCGTGAACAATAATCAGGACCAAGGATCCAGTCAGAAGATACAAGTTGACATTAAACCAACAAAAATTGCTAATAGCACTCATCGTAGACCAATGTTCAGTATGAATGAAACTTGTCAACAAACTCCAACAACCCACCATGGCCATACAGCTGGAGCTCATAATCAAACGCATGGCACACATGTTCGTAATAAGAAACATCACGATGTATTTTCGTTGACATGCGACAAAGGGGGTTGTAATTGTGATGCAGCACATCCGACACCTCCACCTTCCCTTTTCTCGAACACTTTAGTTTTTACTACAGCCGATAAGCATGCTATGAGTAAGCATTTTATGACACCCCTTGGACCGCTACAACTCACGGCGGAAGAGtgcaatgaaattttaatgaaaagagCAGCAGCTGCGTCGAATCAAGCTAATGTAAACAATGTGGCTACCAGCCAAACAGATACCACAGCACATTTTGGGCACGTTTTAACGCATGTCAATACCACGCAAATTGAGACAAAGGTAAAACAGCAACAAGATATGGGAAGTCAGGTTCGTGTACCAAAAGAACGACCATATTCTTGTTCGGAATGTGGGAAGTCTTTCCTTCTCAAACATCACCTTACAACCCATGCGAGAGTTCATACAGGAGAACGACCTCATGTTTGCGTGCATTGTGGAAAAAGTTTTGCGCACAAACATTGTCTTCATACTCACCTGCTTCTGCATAGTGCAGACCGACCTTATCAATGCCTTGAATGTAAAAAGTCTTTTACATTAAAACATCACCTTGTAACACACACGCGTGTACATACCAGAGATCGCCCATTTATTTGTCAAGAATGTGGAAGAGCATTTCCGCTGAAGCGTCATCTGGTGACGCATAGTAAATTTCATTCAGGGGAAAGACCTTTCGTTTGCGAAGAGTGTGGAGAATCGTTTTCGCAAAAGGATCACCTCACAATGCATTCGCGCTTCCATGGCAGTTTAAATCCGTTTGTTTGTCAAGATTGCGGAGCAACCTTCCAGAGAAAGTTTGAGTTAGTGAATCATGGTCGCTTACATGGCAGAGTTCCACATTCGTGTACTGTTTGTGGGaaagaatttttacaaaaaagaaCATTGTTAGCACACATGCGTTTACATACAGGAGAAACTCCATTTGCTTGTACCGTTTGTGGAGAAGCGTTTCCCCGGAAAACAGACTTGGTTGCCCATtctaagattcataataataagatggCAGCAGATGATAAATCTCTTATGTGCAG GGAATGTGGATTGGATTTCTCGAATCGAGAAGCTCTTAATCTGCACTTGAGGTTACATTCTGGTGATCGAGCGCTTGTTACGGATCTCTGTGGGTTAGCCGCTGCCTTCCAACAAACTCCTGGACACTTCCTTACTCCCAACACCACTGGAACTCATCag ATGAATGGACCGATTGGAAATCCCGGTGTTAGTCACATGCATGGTGCGACGCAAACGTCGCCGCCAGTCGGAACAGCCCCGAAGCCAAAACCGCACATTTGTCCTGATTGCGGTCGTGGTTTCGTACAGAAGCATGGTTTGTCTCAGCACCAGCGACGTCACTCGGACGGCAGTTGCCATATAAAATCACATGTTTGCGATAAATGTGGCAAGGCCTTCTATCAGAAAAATCACTTGTTGTTACACCAGCGCCAGCACATGGATCCTCCACCGAGTATACTTCGGCAACAACAAAGACAAGCCGCGCAAGCTGCTGCTCAACAAgcgcaacaacaacagcagcaacagcagcagcaaacGTGCACTGTAGATACAAAAACGATACAACTGCAGGCGATACAGCAGCAAGTGCAACAGCAGGTCCAACAACAagtacaacaacaacagcagcagcagcaacaacaagtACAGCAGCAACAGgtgcagcaacagcagcaacagcaagttcaacagcaacaacaacaagtgcaacagcaacaacaagtgcaacagcaacagcaagtgcaacaacaacaacaacagccgCAACCACAACAACAGCAAACGTGCACGGTAGATACAAAAACGATACAACTGCAGGCAATTCAGCAAGTGCAACAACAAGTTCAGCAGCAGGTACAGCAACAAgtacaacagcagcagcaacagcaacaacaacaacagcaacaagcGTGCTCTGTGGACACTAAAGCAGTACAGTTAAATGTTACTATGTGA